A region of the Anaerobiospirillum thomasii genome:
GGAGAGTTTGTTGAACACATAGTAAAAACCGCCTGAGGTTACTCTTTTAACCTCTGTATCCTTAGAGCGATCTGTACGTATGCCATAGACAGTATCAATGCCCTCTTCTCTCCAGATTTTTACAAATTCCAAAATAAGCTCAGGCGGATCCTGCAGATCAACATCTATAGGCACTACAGCATCGCCACTTGCCAGATCCAAAGCTGCAGTCATGGCAGCCTCTTTACCAAAATTACGTGACAGAGCAATAAAGTTTATATAGCTTTTGCTTTGCATCAGATTTTTAATAATCTGTGCACTTTTATCCTTTGAGCCATCATCAACAAAGACAATTTCAATATGCTCCATAATAGGAGCTAAGATCTTTTCAACCTCACTGACAAAAGTCTCAATAGTCTCCTCTTCATTATAGACAGGCACTAAAAGTGAGATCCTGTAATTATCATCATATCTGCTCATATGTATTATCCATAGTTAATTTTAATAATAATTGTTCTTATTAGTCAGTTAAAAACTCATGTCTTGATTTTGAGTTATGCTTGAAATGACCGCCAAGGGCTGTAGTTGTGGTCAGTGAGCTAGGATCGCGCACACCTCTGGCCTTGACACAATAATGCGTGGCACTTATGGACACAGCCACATTCTGAGTATCAAGCAAGGTCTGCAGTGCAACTAGAATCTGCTGAGTCATACGCTCCTGCACCTGCGGTCTGTGCCCGAAAAACTGCACAATACGATTGATTTTAGACAGGCCTATAATCTTATCCTTTGGCATATAGGCCACCTTTGCCACACCATCAATTACCACAAAGTGATGCTCACATGTTGAGGTTAACGTTATATCCTTAACCTTGATCATCTCATCAAAGTGCATTTTGTTTTCAATAAGAGTAATCTCAGGAAAATTCCTGTAATCAAGGCCTGAGAAAATCTCGTTTACAAACATTTTGCCCACACGCTCTGGCGTCTTAATAAGACTGTCATCAGACAGGTCAAGCCCTAAAGTCTCCATGATTTTTTGCATGTGCGAGGCTATAATCTCTCTTTTTTGCTGGGGTGATAAACCATTGTCATGCCATGGAGTTTCAAGGCCACAGGCCTCAAGTGCGTTTTTAACCAGCAGAGCCTCAGCAGTTAATTTATCAGTCATTTATTTTGCCTCATACCATAAAGCGTTTTTTTCATAGGTAAAGTGCAGATGCTTGTGGGTTAACTTAAACATTTTTGACAGATGCATGCCAAGATTCTTAACCCCGTCCTGCTCTGAGGCATGATGCCCGCAGGCAAAAACAACTGTACCTGTCTCATGGGCCATATGATAGGTCTGCTCATTGACATCGCCCGTAATCAAAGCATCAAAATCAGGACATTTGTTATTATCAAGCACAAAGCTGCCAGAGCCTGAACATACAGCAAAACTTGAAAGCATAAGATTTTCATCATCTGTGCCTATAATGCTCACACGACTGTCAAGATGACGGGTCAGTGCAATGGCAATATCTTTGACACTAGCTGCACTCTCGCGTACTGCCCTCATGGCTATGGAGGCTGCATTGCCCTCTTCTATGTAATCCACCTCACAGGCGCCTATGATTTTGCACAGATTGATATTGTTGCCAAAGTTTATATTGGCATCAAGAGGTAGATGATAGGCTATAAGATTTATATTGTTATCTAAAAGTGCCTTGACTCTTTCTTTATAGGTGCCCACAATACGACCATCATCACCTTTCCATAACAGACCGTGATGCACCAAAAGAGTATCAGCGCCAGATTCAATGGCAGCATCAATTGCATCTAGCGATGCTGTAGCTGCTGTTACCAGCACATTGCAGTTTTGAGATCCTTCAACCTGCAGTCCATTGACGGAGGCATCCTTAAACTTAGTGACATCTAAAAGCTCATCTAAATAATCAACAAGTCTTGCTATTTCCATGCCCATATCCTCTGTACTTAAAAAAATTAAAATGCAGGATCATCCTGCCCTATGTGCTAAATCCCAGCTGCACGTCATTCCCTTTAAAGCCTGAATAAAGGGAGGCTTAAAGCCAGAATAATGCCCTAGTGCAAGGTAATGTCAGCTACAGCCTTTATTGCACCTCAACAATAATTCCCTTTGATCCTGTAACCTTGCCCACCTTTTCAAGTGTAGGCTTTAATGCATCACGGCTCTTGCCAGAGCCTGCATAGACACGCACCATACTTTTGCCGTTGATGGTGACATTACGGCTAAAGGCCTTGATACCGGCAGCTTTTAGATTGGCAATCATACGATCGGATTTATCCTTTTGGGAAAAAACACCAACCTGAACACTAAAGGTGCCTGCTGCCACCTTATCGCTGCTGCTCTCTTGTTTAGGGCTGACCTTGTTTGCAGGCTTGCCCAGCACTTCAACTTTGTTCTGTGCAGTATTCTGTGCAGGAGCCTTGGAGCCTAAAACCTCGACCTTTGGTTTGGCACTGCTGGTATTAGGTGTTTTTTGTGCCTGTGAGCCTATTAAAACCTCACCGCCGCCAGATACAGGAGCTGCGCTGTCAACAAAGGATGATGTAGTGTTGTGAGCACCATTACCGGCACTGACAGTACTGTCTGATGCATGCAGCACACCGTCTGAGGCTGATGGAGCTGCAGGCTGTGTCTGCAAGGCATCACCTTTGAGTGAGAGCTCACCTGAAGAGCTGCCGCCGTCATCACCTTCAAGCAAGGTGGAATAATCAGGCTCGAAATTAGACATAAGCTGTCCATTTTCATCAGTTATAGCTCCATTTTTATCAATGGCAATTGCCTGATTGTTCTCCTGTCTGCGCTCGGCATCATTGTCCATCATGGCAGGCAGTGCTATTAAAACTATGGAAATTATTACAAAAAAGCCCACTATTCTATTTCTTATGGTGCTTCCTAAAGCCATTATCCTATCCTCAAACAGTATTATTCTTTGTAAAATATTTCAAAGCCGCAGCTGCAGTTACAAAAGAGCCGAAAATAATTATTTCATCATCTTCACAGCTCTCTTGCAGCGCACAGTCAATGGCCTTTTCAATATCATCAAAACCTCTGACGCTTTGTGTGTCTGCTACGTAATTTAATACAGCGTTCTCAAGCCTGGTGTAATCCTCTCCGCGCACGCCTGTGCTTGAGGCTACATACCATACATCAAACAGATCATGTACTGAAGCTATCACGCCTTCTATATCTTTATCCTTGAGCATGGCAACTACAGCCTTGCGCTTTGTGCCTGTGCCCTTTTGCAGTGACAGACGCATGTGCAGATGACGTGCAGCCTGCTCATTGTGTGCCACATCAATATATACATCAGGACTTTTAGCAATCTTCTGCATACGACATGGCAGCGCTGTGTGTAACAGTGTATCCTCAAGTGCCTTGTCTTTGATGACAAAGCCCATATCCTCAAGTTGCTTTAGAGCACATAGGGCAATACCTACACACTCAAAGGGAATTTTTGGCAGCGCATAGTGCTCATGTACACACAAGGCAGCACTTTTGCCACAGCCGCTGCTGTAACTAAAGTCAAATGTATCAAGCCCCGGGACAAATGTGGTCTTAAAATCAATGCCAGAGGCTAAAAGCTTTACCTTTTTATCAAGGCAGATCCTATGTATAACATCAAAGGCCCTATTCTCAACTGCGCCTAAGATACATACGGATTTATCCTTGATAATGCCGGCCTTTTCATAGGCTATCTTATCAATGCTGTCGCCTAATATCTGCACATGATCAAGGCCTATGGAGCTTATCAGGGCCAGATCTGCATCAATAATATTGACAGCATCAAGCCTGCCTCCAAGTCCCACCTCTAAAACAAGCACATCTACATTGCTTTTTTTAAAGCAGTAAAGGGCTGCAAGAGTGGTAAATTCAAAATAGGTAAGAGCAGTATCCTCAATCTTAGAGATCTGAAAAATACGTGAGAACGCCTCACATAGCAGAGTGTCATCCACCTGCTGTTGATTGATACTGATACGCTCGGTAAAATCAATAAGATGCGGTGATGTATAAAGTCCTGTGGTGTAGCCTGAGGCATAAAGAGCCTGTGCAATGAAGGCGCAGGTAGAACCTTTGCCGTTCGTACCTGCCACTGTTATAACTTTTTTATCTGCAAAGCTATCAAGGCCAAGAGCGCGGCAGACTCTGCCCACGCGCTCAAGACCAAGTTTGATTTTTGACATGTCTATGCTTTCAAGATACAAAAGCCATGTCTTTAAATCTCTGCAGTCTTTATCAATAACAGTCATTTATTTATACACGGGTGCTTGGCGCATCCTCTGTTGCTGCGCTCTCTTTGTTATCAACCGTAGCAGCCTGCTCAGCACTTTGATTCGGATCCTCAAGATGCATGAGCTTGGCAATGACTGAGGCTATACCGTTGCGCATATTGGAACGAGGAATAATCATATCCACAGCTCCCTTTTCGCGCAGAAATTCTGATCTCTGGAAGCCCTCTGGCAGTTTTTCACGTACAGTCTGCTCAATAACACGCGGTCCTGCAAAGCCGATTAAAGCATTAGGCTCAGCTATATTCACATCACCAAGCATGGCAAGAGAGGCTGACACACCGCCCATGGTAGGATTGGTCATAACCGAAATAAAAGGCAGACCAGCCTTTGCAAGACGGGCAAGAGCTGCTGAGGTTTTGGCCATCTGCATTAAGGAGAATAAAGACTCCTGCATGCGGGCACCGCCTGAGGTTGAAAAACATACAAGAGCACGTCTTTCTTTGAGGCACTCATTTACAGCAAGACAGAATCTCTCGCCAACCACAGCTCCCATGGAGCCTGCCATAAAATCAAATTCAAAGGCACATGCCACCACGGCAATACCCTTTAAATATCCCTTGTAGACCACAAGGGCATCCTTTTCGCCGGTGCTCTTTTGAGCAGCGGAAAATCTGTCTTTATAACGCTTTAAATCCTTAAAGCGCAGAATATCCTTAGGCTCAAGCTCTGCACCAATCTCGCTTCTGCCCTGCTCATCTAAAAAGGCATTTAATCTGACGCGGGCTTTAATACGCATGTGATGGCCACATTTTGGACACACATTAAGATTACGGTCAAGCTCTGCTTTATATAAAACCTGATCACATGACTCACATTTAGTCCATACGCCCTCAGGAATTTCATGCTTGACACTTGTACTTCTGCTGCCAGGTAAAAATTTCTCTAACCAACTACTCATGCATATGCTCCTAAATCTCTGCCTTTGCTATCATACCTAAGGCCCTCTCATCTGTATAAGAGAGAATGAAAGCCTCTTTAAAATTATGATTTTAAGATTTGTATCAAATTCTGTATGACATTATGGCTTTAAAGTATGTAGATTATAGCGCATGGCAACTTTAATTCCAATTTATTAAAACAAAAGCGGCCATAGCTTAAGACAAAAGAGCCTGTATATGCTCTTTTGCTATATATTTTTCATAATCCCACAAAAGACTCTATGCCTCGGGACTAAGTGCCATTTTGTATATAGCCTCACAGTCTGTGCGATGCAGCGTGACAAAAGATCCCTGTCTTTTGTGGTCAATATCAAGCGAACTTAAAAAGCGCGGAATATCACTGCCTGTAATGCCCATCTGTGACAGACTTTGTGGCATACCTAGTTTTATAAAAAAGCTTTTTAAGGCCTCTATGCCCTTTTTGGCTGTTTTCTCAGGATGCTCAAAATCCATATCTATAGCAAAGACTCTGCTTGCAAACTGCGCAAAACGCATAATATTGTGCTGCATGACATACTCCATCCAGCATGGAAAAATTACGGCAAGACCTGCTCCATGCGGCACATCAAACAGTGCTGAAACCTGATGCTCAAGATTGTGACAGGACCAGTCCTGTGCTCTGCCCACACCACATATATTATTGTGTGCCATGCTGCCAGCCCACATAAGATTGGCTCTGGCCTCATAGTTATAAGGCTCTTTTAAAATCCTTGGAGCTGTTTCAATTATGGATAAAAGCACAGCCTCACACATTCTGTCAGTTATAGATACATCATAGGTATTGGTAAAATAGCGCTCTAGTATATGACAAAACATGTCGCAGGCACCACAGCCTGTTAAATAGGCGCTTAGCGTAAAGGTAAGCTCAGGGTTGAGCACGGCAAAGACAGGCGTAAGATTGTCATCTGCATAACTTATCTTATATACATTCTCACCAATCTGTTTTTGAATGACACAGCTGTTTGAGCTCTCCGAGCCTGAAGATGGCAGGGTTAAAACCACTCCAACATCAAGAACTTTGCCTGTCTTTTCCTGATTTAAAAAGAAATCAAAGACGTCACCTTCATGATAAAAGCCAAGAGCAATGGCTTTGGCTGTATCTATGGCACTGCCGCCGCCTACGGCTAAAATCAGATCAACATTATTTGCACGTGCCATCTCTATGCCACTGTAGACCAGATCTATACGCGGATTGGGTCTGACACCGCCGTGGCGCAGAGTGCTTATTTCACACTCTTTGAGCTTATGCTCTATTCTGTCTATAAGACCTGACTGTATGGCATAGTTCTGGCCATAGACCAAAAGCACTTTATGATAGCCGCCGTCCCTGACTATAGTGCCTATATTGTCATCCTGACCAAAACCAAAATAATAATGAGTTTTACGTGCAAATTCAAAATTATCCATGTGCCACCTTTATTTACAGATACCCTCTGGTTTTACAAACTGCAAAGGCATAAAGTCATAGGCTATATGGGATCCGTCAGCATCGCAGCTGCGTCTTATAGAATCTACCTTGTAGAATTTCTGCAAAATGCGGTTTGACCAGTGGCTCTTTGATGCCCTTACATCTGCAATATACAGATATTTTGAATTGGTAATTCTAAAAGGAGTTACCACAAGATCCTTTATATTCTTATCAAGCTGAGAGTTGATCTGACTTTCTCTGACCTTTACATCCTGTTTGACTTCATAGTAGCAATAAAGGGTATTGCCCATGGTAATAGCACTGTACAGACAGGCAACAGCCATAAAGGTTTTGCACAGAGCCGGAGTTAAAAGCCCCTCGCCCTTGCTGCTTATAAGTGAGCTTAAACCTACAGTTGCAGCTGTGACAAAGACAGTAAAGCCAATAAATGAACGGGCAGGTACAGTAGGGGAGGCGAGCATAATCAGAGCACTTAAAAGACCAATGGCTGCTAAAAACAATGATCCTGCATACTGATAGGTATCATTGACATGCAGCATGCGGCCTCTTACTTTAAATAAAGAGATAAAAAAGGCGGCTACCAGGATAAACTGAAAGACTATGGAGCTTAAAATAATCTCAACGGAGCGTGGCAGATGCTCCATAAAATCAAAGCCCTTGGCTTCAATAAAATCCATGCGCGCAGCATTGCCAGGAGCCAGAGCTAAAAGTAAAAAGCCTAAAAGAAGACCAATACCGCCTGTAAACTGCCATAAGGTTAAGGTGCGTCTTTTTATATGATACAGATTTAATAAACCTACAGCACAGACTAGCGCTGCTGATGTGTTTTCATTACACCAGCCTGCCATGACACCAAGTACAAACATCAATGGTGCAAAAATAAATGGCAGTGTGTAGGCATCCTTTCTTATTGACAGCCTAAATGGCAGCAAAAAGATCAAAATTATAGTTGTGGTATAAAGATAATTTGAGCTTGATACTACATTAAAGACAACCTCACCGTAGGATCTGGTGCAGATCCACAGCATCATTGTGATAAAGACAATACTTAAAAAGTTAAGTTTGAATGTTGGAGCAATGCCACGGCCGTTATAGTAGATAAATAACACTAAAAGTATATAGCATATGCCCTGAATTATAGAGTGAGCAGGTTTGCCCATATACAAAAGAGACTGTGCTATAACATGGGCCACAGTACGTCCGCCCCAGTCAAAGTAGTGACGATACTGCGAGACAATGACATCAGAGAATGAGCTTACAAAGTCGCCAGTTCCCTCAATTAGCATATATCTAAAGTCATTGGCAAAATAAGGCGCAAGATTTGCTGTAATACTGATAAAAGCAAACCACAGCACCAGATACCATATGGCACGATTTATAAAAAGATGCCTTATTATTGGATGAAAGGCCATAAATACCTCTAAAATACAAATGTATATTTACTATCTTATCTGTTTTGAATGACAATAATTCTACATTGTTTTACCCCGCTTGAAACTATTTATTGTCTAAAAAGCCTTATTATCAGTTAAGAACTTTATACGAGGCATTTGCTCTGTCCTATCTAAAGTATAATCTAAGCTCTTCGTAACATATATGAATGACCAGTTTTTGCCATATCAATTTGTCATACTTATTTTTATTGTGTCAGCTATTTTTTCATACATTATTTGTATCTAAATGCATGTGTTCTCAAAAGTTGGAATAGAGTGTGCACAAAGATCAGGGTTGCATATGCTTACCTGTGCTCTTTGTTTTTATGTGATTTTTAATTAAAATTAGGCGGGTTTCTTATAGAGTTAGATTTTATAAGGGCTACAGCTGCACTGTTTTGGACGACATCAGCTGTAGCCTGCTCAAAAAGCAACATGATTACATCTCAACTTTGTCATTAAAACTTACGCAATAAACTCGCTTAGATTCACACAAAAGTTTTGTCTATAAGATCAAACCATTTATATAATGTCCAAGTCGCTATTGTCAGAATTGTGATTAAAACTTATCATTTGTAAATTAAAAGCATATAAGCCTATCTAGCATTGCTATAATGGCTCCACCTTGCACAGACAGTATCAAAACATCAGGTATTTGCTATGTTTCTTATAGTTTTATATATCATAGGTATTACTGCAGAGGGAATTACGGGAGCTCTTGCTGCCGGAAAGCGCAATATGGATCTCTTTGGCGTGATGTTTATTGCCTGCGCTACAGCTATAGGCGGAGGCTCTGTTAGGGACATGATCTTTGGTCACTATCCTTTAACCTGGGTGGCAAATCCTGAATATCTGCTTATTGTCTGTATAGCTGCTCTTATTACTACCCGTATGCCTTATTTCTTCGGGCGTTTTGAAAGAACCTTTTTAGTTTTAGATGCGCTGGGCCTTGCTGTTTTTTCTGTAATTGGCGCCAAAATCGGTATGGAATATCATCCTACAGGATCAATGGCTTTGATTGGAGCTGTAATTACAGGTGTGTTTGGCGGAATATTACGTGATATCTTTTCAGCCCGTATTCCTCTTGTGTTCCAAAAAGAGCTCTATGCTAGTATCTCACTTCTGACCGGAGCCATGTTTGTAGCTATTAACTACATAGACAAGCATGTAATTGAAGTTAATGAAAATATCAATATTATAATCTGTCTTGCTGTAGGTTTTATTACGCGCCTTATTGCCATACGCTATCATCTTGAGCTGCCTGTGTTTAATTACAAACCTGAAAATATCAATAAAGATAAAATAAAGGTTAATAAGAGCACAGCCAATAAAAGCTAGATATGTACTAAAGAAAAATCACGATCAACATTTAAATGATAGTTTAAGATGATGTAGTTTGTATAAATACACTCTCTTGCATAAGAGTCTTGTATCTGCTTATCTTTCTACCATTTTCTAAAAAAGTCGGAGTTTTAGTATTTAGTATAAAGTACCCCATATTTGATAAATTATAGGGTAATAGCTATCCTGCCCTCTGCCTTTATTTATTTTCCTGCACTCTAAGGTATACAGTTAAAATTTAGACACAAATTAGAGTATTGACTATAATGTCATGATGTCATGCTTTTTTTAATTATTTAACATCAGGTCTTTACGATGCACATTGCAGATCTTATGCCCTATGCCACAGAGCAGGTTCAGGTAAAAAAACATATTGGCAATCTTTTAGATCCTACCCTTGCCATGTCTATAGTTTCAGTCTTTGAGCGTCATGAGGGATCGCTGCTTGTCATCTGTGCCAGTGCCTTTGATGTTTTAAAGCTTATAGACGATATACGCTGTTTAAATCCTGCCATTGATATTAAGCATTTTAAAGACTATGAGACACTGCCTTATGACAGTCTGTCACCGCATCAGGATATTATCTCCTCTCGCCTTGAGCTCTTATCCACCATAGGAGCTAAAAAGGAGCTTATAATCTGCTCTGTAAGCACTGTCATGTCCCGTCTGTGTCCTGTAGATTACATTGTTAAAAAATCATTTTTACTAAAGGTAGGTGACAGGCGCGATATTTCACAGCTAAAGAGCCGACTTGTTGAGCATGGCTATGTGCAGGTGACACAGGTTTTAGAGCATGGAGAATTTGCTCTGCGCGGCTCTATTTTAGATATATTCCCTATGGGCAGTGATGAGCCTTATCGTATAGACTTTTTTGATGACGAGGTTGACTCTATTGCAACCTTTGATCTTGAGTCACAGCGCTCTGTAAAAAAAACACAGAGCATAAAACTGCTGCCTGCCCATGAATTTCCTCTTGATGAGGAGGGCATTGCCATTTTCAGAAGCCGATATCGTGACTATTTTGTCAATGCCAATCTGCAAAAGCACACTATCTATCAGGCCATATCCAAAGGCGCCATACCTGCTGGCATTGAGTATTATCTGCCTTTGTTTTTTGCCTCAACTTCCACACTCTTTGACTATATTGCAGATACTACTGCCATTGTTCTTGCTGGCGATGTAATGCAGGGGGCAAATGATTTTGATGTTGAGGTGCACAAAAGAGCATCTTTGTTTGCAGGCAACAGTGACCATCCGCCTCTGCCGGCCTACAGTGTATTTTTAAGCCCCAAGGAGCTTTTTGACTGTATTAAAGTCCATGACAGAATCTATTTAAATGGCGAGACATTTTCTGATGATATTGTCAAAAAGCGTGGTTATAGCAATGCCAAAGTTTCAAAGATTGATGATATTGCCTTTAGTCATAATAAAAAGGACAGCTCTGAGCGATTTGTAAGCTTTGTGACAGATTATATTGCCCATGGCGGACGTATATTAATAAGCGCCATCTCAGAAGGTCGCCGTCAGTCTTTAAAGGAGATAATTCCAGGCTCGCTGTACAAAAGTTTTAATATAACGCCAGCCTCATCAGTACAGGATTTTCTTGATAAAGAAGATCCTTTGATGCTCACCATTGCCCCTTTTAGCAACGGCGCCATTTTAGATAAGCATAAACTGTGCTTTATAACAGAAACCGAGATTTTTGGACAGCAGGTTGTAAAACAGAAAAAAGAGCGCTCCAGACGCTTTGCCTCACAGGATGCCATTATCAAGAATCTAGCGCAGCTGAGCGAAGATCAGATTGTTGTACATATTGATCATGGCATTGGCAGATACAAAGGTCTTGTGACATTAACCATAAATGGTGTTAAAGGCGAGTATCTGACTATTGAGTATCAAAATGGCGATACACTCAATATCCCTATTACCTCGCTTAACAAGATAGCGCGCTATGCAGGATCTGAAAACCCTGTGCTCTCCAAGCTTGGCAATGACAGCTGGAGCCGTAAAAAACACAAGGCCGCCACCAAGGTTTTAGATGTGGCCGCCAAACTTTTAGATCTCTATGCCATGCGTCAGTCACGTCAGGGGCAAAGCTTTAATGTTGATAAAAAGGCGCTTGATGAATTTGCCTCAGGCTTTGGCTATGAAGAGACAGCCGATCAGAGAGCCGCCATTGATGCCACCATTGCCGATATGTGCTCCAACGAGCCTATGGACAGACTTATCTGCGGTGATGTAGGCTTTGGTAAAACCGAGGTGGCCCTGCGTTCTGCCTTTGTCTG
Encoded here:
- the mfd gene encoding transcription-repair coupling factor, with amino-acid sequence MHIADLMPYATEQVQVKKHIGNLLDPTLAMSIVSVFERHEGSLLVICASAFDVLKLIDDIRCLNPAIDIKHFKDYETLPYDSLSPHQDIISSRLELLSTIGAKKELIICSVSTVMSRLCPVDYIVKKSFLLKVGDRRDISQLKSRLVEHGYVQVTQVLEHGEFALRGSILDIFPMGSDEPYRIDFFDDEVDSIATFDLESQRSVKKTQSIKLLPAHEFPLDEEGIAIFRSRYRDYFVNANLQKHTIYQAISKGAIPAGIEYYLPLFFASTSTLFDYIADTTAIVLAGDVMQGANDFDVEVHKRASLFAGNSDHPPLPAYSVFLSPKELFDCIKVHDRIYLNGETFSDDIVKKRGYSNAKVSKIDDIAFSHNKKDSSERFVSFVTDYIAHGGRILISAISEGRRQSLKEIIPGSLYKSFNITPASSVQDFLDKEDPLMLTIAPFSNGAILDKHKLCFITETEIFGQQVVKQKKERSRRFASQDAIIKNLAQLSEDQIVVHIDHGIGRYKGLVTLTINGVKGEYLTIEYQNGDTLNIPITSLNKIARYAGSENPVLSKLGNDSWSRKKHKAATKVLDVAAKLLDLYAMRQSRQGQSFNVDKKALDEFASGFGYEETADQRAAIDATIADMCSNEPMDRLICGDVGFGKTEVALRSAFVCANAGYQVALLVPTTILAEQHYQNFKDRFSGTAIEVEVLSRFKSTAEQNAVLKKVESGAIDIIIGTHKLLSKSVHFKALGLVIVDEEHRFGVKQKERLKELRAEVDILTLTATPIPRTLNMAMEGMRQLSIIATPPEHRLAVKTFVQEDSDSLCREAIVRELRRGGQVYYLHNDVATIHLVKQRLEKLVPEARIDIGHGQMKELELKKVMRDFYHQRFNVLLCTTIIENGLDVPTANTIIIDRAERLGLAQLHQIRGRVGRSHHQAYAYLFTGPKDLMTKDARRRLDAIASLDELGAGFVLATHDLEIRGAGEILGEEQSGQIESIGFSLYMEMLNAAIKALKDGREPSLNEITLNECEIDMRLPCLIPEDYMGDINTRLSIYKRLSSCVGNEDFEDLKVELIDRFGFLSEPIENLFYVSRLKRLASRLGIVRIAGDENGGLIEFAPDHKVKVEYLTHIITSCRHNEYRLSGPNMLRYNIPESKAMPRLVLLERILKALGANSSLATGA